In a genomic window of Chryseobacterium sp. G0162:
- a CDS encoding TolC family protein — MKNNLLIFTFSFFAFPAFGWAQSAPDFKELLDSAMVRDSNLKMQITQNKLTDLDEHKLKDIFLPTLELSGKAGYLNGTARLTSPEINLAPFINIAEGAFNNNFNVSGFSGVAKAEAKMLVYSGGKVKYLKKAVEEKKKSEDVLLEKSRDEVVASISRAYDQLALIHQSKKVLDESKKRLDINKKTADKALGYGLITPYDHKKIELAQATLNAKVVEYEGKKELLLTQLYILTGINRERLKMIDPTLSPVELLTAEKGIDQRAEVRALEHGIAAADYKIKAERTWMIPKVQLMASAYYIGLYGNHIKSSENIVPAVPILGYEGKKLDWSPNNINIFPLITAGVGFKWEIFDGKEGKHAEETAKVGKEVLQNQKEDALKKLSLNLANNQTNYDIATAQITLKAKEKELAKSALVQAEKEFRYGMSKSSQLIDAENDLEVAELGYQNAIFNQRRAGIELMRATQELDITKFYLIP; from the coding sequence ATGAAAAACAATTTATTGATTTTTACGTTTAGTTTTTTTGCTTTTCCTGCTTTTGGCTGGGCACAGTCTGCGCCGGACTTTAAAGAACTTCTGGATAGTGCAATGGTTCGGGACTCGAACCTGAAAATGCAAATTACCCAAAACAAGCTTACCGATCTTGACGAACATAAGTTAAAAGATATCTTTCTTCCTACATTGGAACTAAGTGGTAAAGCCGGTTATCTTAACGGAACAGCAAGGCTTACGTCTCCAGAAATTAATCTGGCTCCTTTTATCAATATTGCAGAGGGAGCTTTCAACAATAACTTCAATGTATCCGGATTTTCAGGCGTTGCCAAGGCAGAAGCCAAGATGCTTGTGTATTCCGGAGGAAAAGTTAAATACCTGAAAAAGGCAGTTGAGGAAAAGAAGAAATCTGAAGATGTTCTGTTAGAAAAATCCAGAGATGAAGTTGTGGCGAGTATTTCCAGAGCTTATGACCAGCTGGCACTGATCCATCAGTCTAAAAAAGTGCTGGATGAAAGTAAAAAAAGACTGGACATTAACAAAAAAACAGCAGATAAAGCATTAGGCTACGGGCTGATTACTCCTTACGATCACAAAAAAATTGAATTGGCTCAGGCTACTTTAAATGCAAAAGTGGTAGAATATGAAGGAAAAAAAGAACTACTTCTTACTCAGCTTTATATTTTAACGGGAATCAATAGAGAACGGTTAAAAATGATTGATCCAACGCTATCTCCTGTAGAACTTCTTACAGCAGAAAAAGGAATTGACCAAAGAGCTGAGGTTCGTGCCCTTGAGCATGGAATTGCTGCTGCAGATTATAAAATAAAAGCAGAAAGAACCTGGATGATTCCCAAAGTTCAGCTGATGGCTTCCGCTTATTATATTGGGTTATATGGTAACCATATCAAAAGCTCTGAAAATATAGTTCCTGCTGTTCCAATTCTTGGCTATGAAGGGAAAAAACTGGACTGGAGTCCTAATAATATCAATATTTTTCCTTTAATCACAGCCGGAGTTGGATTTAAATGGGAAATTTTTGATGGAAAAGAGGGGAAACATGCTGAAGAAACAGCAAAAGTAGGTAAGGAAGTACTTCAGAACCAGAAAGAAGATGCATTGAAAAAACTGTCGTTGAATTTAGCCAATAATCAAACCAATTATGATATTGCTACCGCCCAGATTACTTTAAAAGCTAAAGAAAAAGAACTGGCTAAAAGTGCATTGGTACAGGCAGAAAAAGAATTCAGATACGGTATGAGCAAATCCTCACAGCTTATTGATGCAGAAAATGACCTTGAAGTGGCAGAGCTAGGATATCAGAATGCGATTTTCAATCAGAGAAGAGCAGGAATAGAACTGATGAGAGCTACTCAGGAACTGGATATCACCAAATTTTATTTAATCCCTTAA
- a CDS encoding HlyD family secretion protein, with amino-acid sequence MHKNISILIASLFLLGSCGKKDEKIKEPEGKTKKDVISFAPKVTGRILKIYVSEGQTVKKGDTLAQLDVPEVSAKIAQAQGAVSAATAQEQMAKNGATPDQLRQLQAKYKGLKEQYDFAQKSYRRANNMFRDSLMSPQAHDEVYAKLQGAKAQYDAVVAELDDVNRGTRFEKVEMAAGQASQAKGALQEANVAYSERYVIATNDMEIETISLNTGELATAGFALFNGYIPESTYFRFTVPESAISKYKKGQNVNMQVVYNKENLEGTVVYIKQLTRYADITTAYPDYQLQDAVYEIKVRPKDGNKAKSLLVNANVILK; translated from the coding sequence ATGCATAAAAATATATCTATACTCATTGCTTCTCTGTTTTTATTGGGAAGTTGCGGCAAGAAAGACGAAAAGATAAAGGAACCGGAAGGAAAGACGAAAAAAGATGTGATCTCTTTTGCTCCGAAGGTTACCGGAAGAATTCTAAAAATATATGTTTCCGAAGGACAAACCGTAAAAAAAGGAGATACGCTGGCTCAGCTTGACGTTCCGGAAGTATCTGCAAAAATTGCGCAGGCTCAAGGTGCGGTAAGTGCCGCTACAGCCCAGGAACAAATGGCTAAAAATGGGGCTACACCAGACCAGCTGAGACAGCTTCAGGCAAAATATAAAGGACTGAAAGAGCAATATGATTTTGCTCAGAAATCCTATAGAAGAGCTAATAATATGTTCCGTGACAGTCTGATGTCTCCACAGGCACATGATGAAGTGTATGCTAAACTTCAGGGGGCAAAAGCTCAATATGATGCTGTAGTTGCAGAATTAGATGATGTGAACAGAGGAACCCGTTTCGAAAAAGTAGAAATGGCAGCAGGACAGGCTTCTCAGGCTAAAGGAGCTTTACAGGAAGCAAACGTGGCTTACTCTGAAAGATATGTCATCGCTACCAATGATATGGAAATTGAAACCATTAGTTTGAATACAGGTGAACTGGCAACAGCAGGATTTGCTTTATTCAACGGATATATTCCAGAGAGTACTTACTTTAGATTTACCGTGCCTGAAAGTGCTATTTCAAAGTATAAAAAAGGGCAGAATGTCAATATGCAGGTGGTTTACAATAAAGAAAACCTGGAGGGAACAGTAGTGTATATCAAACAACTGACAAGATATGCAGATATTACAACTGCTTACCCTGATTATCAGCTGCAGGATGCGGTCTATGAGATCAAAGTAAGACCTAAGGACGGTAATAAGGCAAAAAGCCTTTTGGTGAATGCCAATGTGATCCTGAAATAA
- a CDS encoding ABC transporter permease: protein MKEFFRLLKREFKLFISNSTLRTVFFLAPVFYATLLGFVYQSGKVENTPVLVIDRDNTPLSSQLTEMLDDNKSIKIIRYLQEPLSIKDEVIRHEAAAVVIIPSRFEGDMLQKKYPELNVYVNTGNVLTANFASKALQLTIGTFSAGASIKALQKAGMPAAKAVTQYEPFKTNYITLFNTTSNYLIFMWPAMLAVVLQQVILLAMAVSFAAEFQRGSFVKEYVKMKKWAFPTMLIKVIPIWVFSILIVGVYYLMHMIFKVPMPEGIFNFILLTAVFVGSVSFLGVFISILIPDALKATQILMVIASPAFIISGFTWPLNAMPAFVQFIANIIPLTPFLQAFKILLIQKGSVELTFPYLEHLSILLVIYAIIGWIALKIKLWFIFKKAAPQEIAVEGGSEAENE from the coding sequence ATGAAAGAATTTTTCCGTCTTTTAAAACGAGAGTTCAAACTTTTTATCAGCAATTCTACCTTAAGAACAGTGTTCTTTTTGGCACCGGTCTTTTATGCTACCTTGCTGGGGTTTGTCTATCAAAGCGGAAAAGTTGAAAATACCCCTGTATTGGTTATCGACAGAGACAATACACCGCTGTCCAGTCAATTAACCGAAATGCTGGATGATAATAAAAGTATTAAAATTATCAGATACCTGCAGGAACCTTTGAGCATAAAAGATGAGGTGATCCGTCATGAGGCCGCAGCTGTCGTTATTATTCCGTCCCGTTTTGAAGGAGATATGCTTCAGAAAAAATATCCTGAGCTGAATGTGTATGTCAATACGGGGAACGTTTTGACGGCAAACTTTGCCTCCAAAGCATTACAGCTTACCATAGGGACGTTCTCTGCCGGAGCTTCCATTAAGGCTCTGCAGAAGGCAGGAATGCCCGCTGCAAAGGCTGTTACACAATATGAGCCTTTCAAAACCAATTATATAACTCTTTTCAATACGACCAGTAATTATCTTATTTTTATGTGGCCGGCCATGCTGGCGGTGGTATTACAGCAAGTAATTCTGTTGGCGATGGCGGTAAGTTTTGCTGCAGAATTCCAAAGAGGTTCTTTTGTAAAAGAGTATGTGAAAATGAAGAAATGGGCATTTCCAACAATGCTTATTAAGGTTATTCCAATTTGGGTATTCTCCATTCTTATCGTAGGTGTTTACTATCTTATGCACATGATTTTCAAAGTGCCGATGCCGGAAGGGATATTTAATTTTATCCTCCTGACCGCTGTTTTTGTAGGCTCTGTTTCCTTCCTTGGAGTGTTCATTAGTATATTAATTCCGGATGCTTTGAAGGCAACGCAAATCCTTATGGTTATTGCCTCACCTGCCTTTATCATTAGTGGTTTTACATGGCCTTTAAATGCGATGCCTGCCTTTGTACAGTTTATTGCGAACATTATTCCGTTAACTCCTTTTTTACAAGCCTTTAAAATTCTATTAATTCAAAAAGGATCTGTAGAACTTACTTTTCCATATCTGGAACATTTAAGTATTCTTTTGGTAATATATGCCATTATAGGATGGATTGCTTTAAAGATCAAGCTTTGGTTTATTTTCAAAAAAGCAGCTCCCCAGGAAATTGCAGTAGAAGGAGGTTCTGAAGCGGAAAATGAATAG
- a CDS encoding DinB family protein, producing the protein MENVFDAKDAQNYIDRINRLVEDTHGLWGKMTVDQMLAHCSITYEMVYEPEKHKKPGSIAKFILKTFVKSKVVGEKAYPRDSPTAPQFLVSGRKNFEEERKRLIGFIQKTQQLGAEAFDGKESFSFGKLKAQEWNNMFAKHLNHHLAQFGV; encoded by the coding sequence ATGGAAAATGTATTTGACGCAAAAGATGCTCAAAACTATATTGATAGAATAAACAGACTGGTGGAAGATACTCATGGATTATGGGGAAAAATGACGGTGGATCAGATGTTGGCGCACTGTAGTATCACATATGAAATGGTATATGAACCGGAAAAACATAAAAAACCGGGATCTATTGCAAAATTTATTCTTAAAACTTTTGTGAAATCTAAAGTAGTAGGTGAAAAAGCCTATCCGAGGGATTCTCCAACAGCACCTCAATTTTTAGTGTCCGGAAGAAAAAACTTTGAAGAAGAAAGAAAAAGATTGATTGGTTTTATCCAAAAGACCCAGCAATTAGGAGCTGAAGCTTTTGATGGCAAAGAATCTTTCTCTTTCGGAAAATTAAAAGCTCAGGAATGGAACAATATGTTTGCAAAGCATCTTAATCATCACCTGGCTCAATTCGGAGTTTAA
- a CDS encoding VOC family protein, whose product MKLGAFSISLSVKDLQKSKDFYEKLGFATMAGATEQNYLIMKNGSTLIGLFQAMFDGNMLTFNPGWDENGQNLESFDDVREIQKRLKESEVEIDKEADENTSGPEHIYLKDPDGNMILIDQHR is encoded by the coding sequence ATGAAATTAGGAGCCTTTTCAATCAGTCTTAGTGTAAAAGACCTTCAAAAGTCCAAAGATTTTTATGAAAAACTGGGCTTTGCAACGATGGCCGGAGCTACAGAGCAAAATTATCTCATCATGAAAAACGGATCTACTTTGATAGGACTGTTCCAGGCAATGTTTGATGGTAATATGCTGACTTTTAATCCGGGATGGGATGAAAATGGCCAAAATCTTGAATCCTTTGACGATGTACGCGAAATCCAGAAACGTTTAAAGGAGAGTGAAGTAGAAATTGATAAAGAAGCTGATGAAAACACTTCAGGGCCTGAGCATATCTACCTGAAAGATCCGGATGGAAATATGATCCTAATCGATCAACACAGATAA
- a CDS encoding VOC family protein, whose protein sequence is MASVNVYLTFNGNCREAFDFYKSVFGGEYPYIGTFGEMPPMEGKEVPEEDKNRIMHVTLPISKETVLMGSDTGGEWASDFKKGNNFSISINAESKAEAEKLFNGLSADGHVTMPLADTFWGAYFGMFTDRFGINWMVNYDDPAKMQQHP, encoded by the coding sequence ATGGCATCAGTAAACGTTTATTTAACATTCAATGGGAATTGCAGAGAAGCATTCGATTTCTATAAATCGGTTTTCGGAGGAGAATATCCTTATATCGGAACTTTCGGAGAAATGCCTCCCATGGAAGGAAAAGAGGTTCCAGAAGAAGATAAGAACAGAATCATGCACGTTACCCTTCCTATTTCCAAGGAAACGGTATTAATGGGAAGTGATACCGGGGGAGAATGGGCTTCCGACTTTAAAAAAGGAAACAATTTTTCAATTTCTATCAATGCGGAATCCAAAGCAGAAGCAGAGAAATTATTCAATGGTCTTTCTGCGGATGGACACGTAACAATGCCATTGGCAGATACTTTCTGGGGTGCTTACTTTGGAATGTTTACCGATAGATTCGGGATCAACTGGATGGTTAATTACGATGATCCTGCTAAAATGCAGCAACATCCATAA
- a CDS encoding DUF1398 domain-containing protein, with the protein MMKFTLEDIKTEHQKVKSGADFPQYIKAIKELGVSHYITYVEDGKTEYFDTHNQSAQTTGKYDKLGVSEKVNLDHFKTRLKLHQQGGTDYMTFCKDCAENGIEGWKMDLNAMTCTYFDKERRDLLIEQIPG; encoded by the coding sequence ATGATGAAATTTACCCTTGAAGATATTAAAACTGAGCATCAAAAAGTAAAAAGTGGAGCCGATTTCCCTCAATATATTAAAGCGATTAAAGAACTTGGTGTTTCTCACTATATAACGTATGTGGAGGATGGAAAGACAGAATATTTTGATACCCATAATCAATCTGCCCAAACAACAGGTAAGTATGATAAACTTGGTGTTTCTGAAAAGGTGAATCTTGACCATTTTAAAACAAGATTAAAACTTCACCAGCAGGGAGGTACAGATTATATGACATTCTGTAAAGACTGTGCAGAAAATGGAATTGAAGGTTGGAAAATGGATCTGAATGCAATGACTTGTACTTACTTTGATAAAGAACGAAGAGATCTCTTAATAGAGCAGATTCCGGGGTAA
- a CDS encoding DUF2490 domain-containing protein — protein sequence MRKVFTKLAFTVLSLGSVLTWAQKNDLGAWYMYFGNNKISKKLNWHNEVQYRNFDAIGDLEQLLIRTGIGYDLTENNNNVLLGYGFILSQPYVNGDKKENIEHRIFQQYITKQKFGRFNLQHRYRLEERFLEDDFRMRFRYMLGLNIPITQKEMLPKTLYASVYNEIFLHFNSPTFDRNRVYGALGYVINKNMRIEAGYMNQIQENRNRGQIQIGFYNNIPFTKN from the coding sequence ATGAGAAAGGTTTTTACGAAGTTGGCATTCACGGTATTGAGTTTGGGGTCCGTTCTTACATGGGCGCAAAAAAATGATTTGGGTGCATGGTATATGTATTTTGGGAATAATAAAATCAGTAAAAAACTAAACTGGCATAATGAAGTTCAGTATAGAAATTTTGATGCTATTGGGGATCTGGAACAGCTTCTGATCCGCACCGGAATTGGATATGATCTGACAGAAAATAATAATAACGTATTGCTAGGATATGGATTTATTTTGAGTCAGCCTTATGTAAATGGTGATAAAAAGGAAAATATAGAACACAGAATTTTCCAACAATATATTACCAAGCAGAAGTTCGGACGTTTTAATCTTCAGCATCGTTATCGTTTGGAAGAACGCTTTCTGGAAGATGATTTTAGAATGAGATTTCGTTATATGTTAGGATTGAATATACCGATCACTCAAAAGGAAATGCTGCCGAAAACATTGTATGCATCTGTATATAATGAGATTTTCCTCCATTTCAATAGTCCTACTTTCGATAGAAACAGAGTTTATGGGGCATTGGGCTATGTCATTAACAAAAACATGCGGATTGAAGCCGGTTATATGAATCAGATTCAGGAAAACAGGAATAGAGGACAGATTCAGATTGGTTTTTATAACAATATACCGTTTACCAAAAACTGA
- a CDS encoding bestrophin family protein: protein MHSGKRFGAREFINWTRRSIYALIVLAAIPTILYFLGWKFLSVPWQPIAIMGTAVAFIVGFKNNASYSRLWEARQIYGAIINDSRSFGYILRDSLIVKDSHKVKEMFLRHYAWLTALRFQLREPRAWENTGSAQFDEYAKKYDIPERLSKLDDELKKYLSDTELQYILGKKNRATQLMACQSKELSEAYEKGEINDFQWTQINQQLVKFTDSQGKAERIKNFPYPRNFSSITTYLLLLFIVFVPFGLLKEFDKLGEGSVVEGWTIWFNIPFSLLVTWCFHTLDSVGEASVNPFEGSANDVPITQISRTIEIDMRDMLDETDLPPAITPKNNIVL, encoded by the coding sequence ATGCATTCAGGAAAAAGATTTGGAGCGCGCGAATTCATCAATTGGACACGGCGCAGTATTTATGCTTTAATCGTATTGGCAGCTATTCCTACGATTCTTTATTTTTTAGGTTGGAAATTTCTTTCCGTGCCCTGGCAACCTATTGCGATCATGGGAACAGCGGTTGCTTTTATCGTAGGATTTAAAAATAATGCAAGTTACAGCAGGCTTTGGGAGGCAAGACAGATTTATGGAGCGATCATCAATGACAGCCGTAGCTTTGGATATATTCTAAGAGACTCCCTTATTGTAAAAGATTCACATAAAGTAAAAGAAATGTTCCTTCGTCATTATGCATGGCTTACAGCACTAAGATTCCAGCTTAGAGAACCAAGAGCCTGGGAGAATACAGGATCTGCACAGTTTGATGAATATGCTAAAAAGTATGATATTCCGGAACGGCTTTCAAAACTGGATGATGAACTGAAGAAATACCTTTCAGATACAGAACTTCAATATATTCTGGGTAAGAAAAACAGGGCAACTCAATTGATGGCCTGCCAAAGTAAAGAATTGTCTGAAGCTTATGAAAAAGGAGAAATTAATGATTTTCAGTGGACACAGATCAATCAGCAGTTGGTGAAATTTACCGACAGTCAGGGAAAAGCAGAAAGAATTAAGAACTTTCCTTATCCAAGGAACTTTTCTTCCATTACCACTTATCTTTTGTTGTTGTTTATTGTATTTGTTCCTTTTGGGTTGTTGAAGGAATTTGATAAACTAGGTGAAGGTTCTGTGGTTGAAGGATGGACAATTTGGTTCAATATTCCTTTCTCCTTATTGGTAACATGGTGTTTTCATACCTTAGACAGTGTAGGAGAGGCATCCGTGAATCCTTTTGAAGGAAGCGCCAATGATGTTCCTATTACCCAGATCAGCCGTACCATTGAAATTGATATGAGAGATATGCTGGATGAAACCGATCTTCCGCCGGCAATTACTCCCAAAAATAATATTGTCCTTTAA
- a CDS encoding Na+/H+ antiporter, giving the protein MIHSYVIISIVVLLSVMILVMIGQKLKVAYPIFLVIAGLLISFVPGMPRVEIEPDLVFLIFLPPILFEAAWFTSWQDFHKWRKQIFSMAFGLVFLTSIVVAYLSSSIIPGLTVAMGFLLGGVNSPPDAVAATSVLKHMKIPKKITNILEGESLINDASSLIVFKFALAAVISGQFIWRDAVQDFFTMAIGGIAVGVAVGLLFGALLRIIPTNSNIDTVITLIVPYIMYVGAEHFHFSGVLAVVAGGLLMSYNSHCYLSHTSRIQSGNVWSVLIFLMNTIIFILIGLELPIVVEGLTDYTVSEGIFYSVVIGGAIIGTRIVYSYALMYFPRLCSKELRLKVPKPDWREPFIISFAAMRGVVSLAAALSIPAFLPNGDAFPHRNIILFVTFVIILITLVGQGLLLSPILKLLNIQDAGSELPEEKQEVILMRKLKETALHKLENDFSELAVSNSLVRHQKHKLENEMMLMADKAQCMASTGDYVTAINENKDVLRQVIQAQRNELHRMKKEKIFDDHVMRTIEMQLDFDEAKITGFSH; this is encoded by the coding sequence ATGATTCACAGCTATGTTATAATATCCATTGTAGTCTTATTGTCTGTAATGATATTAGTAATGATAGGGCAAAAATTGAAAGTAGCTTATCCGATCTTTCTTGTAATTGCAGGATTGCTCATCAGTTTTGTTCCGGGAATGCCTCGTGTAGAAATAGAACCGGATCTTGTTTTTCTTATTTTTCTTCCACCCATATTATTTGAAGCCGCATGGTTTACGTCATGGCAGGATTTTCATAAATGGAGAAAACAGATCTTTTCCATGGCTTTTGGATTGGTGTTTTTAACATCAATAGTCGTTGCGTACCTTTCATCTTCTATTATTCCTGGGCTTACTGTAGCAATGGGATTCTTATTGGGTGGCGTAAATTCTCCACCGGACGCTGTAGCGGCTACTTCCGTATTGAAGCATATGAAAATCCCTAAAAAGATCACCAATATCCTTGAAGGAGAAAGTTTAATTAACGATGCATCCAGTTTAATTGTATTTAAATTTGCCCTTGCAGCCGTTATTTCAGGGCAGTTTATCTGGAGAGATGCCGTTCAGGATTTCTTTACTATGGCGATTGGAGGAATTGCAGTAGGAGTCGCAGTTGGCCTTCTGTTCGGAGCTTTGTTGAGGATTATTCCTACGAATTCTAATATTGATACTGTTATCACACTGATCGTTCCTTACATTATGTATGTTGGAGCAGAACACTTCCATTTTTCAGGAGTTTTAGCTGTGGTTGCAGGTGGATTGCTAATGTCTTATAATTCCCATTGCTACCTGAGTCACACCTCAAGAATTCAATCCGGAAATGTATGGAGTGTTCTGATATTTTTGATGAATACCATCATTTTTATCCTCATCGGTCTTGAATTGCCAATTGTTGTGGAGGGACTGACAGATTATACTGTTTCAGAAGGAATTTTCTACAGTGTGGTTATAGGCGGAGCGATTATCGGAACAAGAATAGTATACAGTTATGCGTTGATGTACTTCCCACGGCTTTGCTCTAAAGAATTAAGATTAAAGGTCCCGAAACCGGATTGGCGCGAACCTTTTATCATCAGTTTTGCAGCGATGAGAGGGGTGGTTTCATTGGCGGCAGCATTGTCTATTCCAGCATTTCTACCTAATGGAGATGCTTTTCCACACCGTAATATCATTTTATTTGTCACTTTCGTTATCATCTTAATTACCTTGGTAGGTCAGGGATTATTGCTCTCTCCAATCCTGAAATTATTAAACATTCAGGATGCAGGAAGTGAGTTGCCGGAAGAAAAACAGGAAGTTATTCTCATGCGTAAGCTTAAAGAAACGGCTTTGCATAAATTGGAAAATGATTTTTCTGAATTGGCAGTATCCAACAGTCTTGTCCGTCATCAAAAACATAAACTGGAAAACGAAATGATGTTGATGGCTGATAAAGCCCAATGTATGGCTTCTACCGGAGATTATGTAACGGCCATCAATGAAAATAAAGATGTTTTGCGCCAGGTGATTCAGGCACAGAGAAACGAATTACATAGAATGAAAAAAGAGAAAATATTTGACGATCACGTAATGAGAACCATTGAAATGCAGCTGGATTTTGATGAAGCAAAAATTACCGGATTTTCTCATTGA
- a CDS encoding SRPBCC family protein, whose product MNTPITVQYKINAPIDKIWEALTDKNEMKSWYFDIKDFELEVGKVFNFYEPGGENKYHHQGEILEILPNQKLKHTWSYPDFSDLKTTVTWELQPEDNGTLVKLTHEEIENFKELGEGFSRENFTGGWNSIVGQSLKEYLEK is encoded by the coding sequence ATGAATACACCAATCACCGTCCAATACAAAATAAATGCTCCCATCGATAAGATTTGGGAAGCATTGACAGATAAGAATGAAATGAAGTCCTGGTATTTTGATATTAAGGATTTTGAGCTTGAAGTAGGAAAAGTATTTAATTTTTACGAACCCGGAGGCGAAAATAAATACCATCATCAAGGTGAAATTCTTGAAATTCTTCCTAACCAAAAATTAAAGCATACCTGGTCCTATCCTGATTTTTCAGATTTGAAAACTACTGTAACATGGGAATTGCAACCAGAAGATAACGGAACTTTGGTCAAATTAACCCATGAAGAAATTGAAAACTTTAAAGAGTTGGGAGAAGGTTTTTCAAGAGAAAATTTTACCGGAGGCTGGAACTCCATTGTAGGCCAGAGTTTGAAAGAATATTTAGAAAAATAA
- a CDS encoding GNAT family N-acetyltransferase, producing the protein MIALESFHINDASALISNIKDKKALLQFAGPMYRFPLTKDQLEVDLSDENRTLFKIIDVENQNTIGHAQIFLKDETFLLGRILIWDENNRGKGYGKKVMQELLKYGFSHLNRELAELNVYDWNTGAIECYKKVGFVIDPAVKNEAKIDDETWVSINMKIHRDTFQL; encoded by the coding sequence ATGATAGCATTAGAGTCTTTTCATATTAATGATGCGTCAGCATTGATTTCAAATATTAAAGATAAAAAAGCCCTTCTGCAGTTTGCCGGGCCTATGTATCGCTTTCCTTTAACCAAAGATCAGCTTGAAGTAGATTTGTCTGATGAAAACAGGACGCTATTCAAGATAATTGATGTAGAAAATCAAAATACAATCGGTCATGCCCAAATATTTCTAAAAGATGAAACATTTCTGTTGGGAAGAATTTTAATATGGGATGAGAATAACAGGGGAAAAGGGTATGGCAAAAAGGTGATGCAGGAACTTCTGAAGTATGGATTCAGTCATTTAAACAGAGAACTGGCGGAACTGAATGTCTACGACTGGAATACCGGAGCCATTGAATGTTACAAAAAAGTAGGCTTTGTTATTGATCCGGCTGTAAAGAATGAAGCGAAAATTGATGATGAAACCTGGGTTTCAATTAATATGAAGATTCACAGAGATACTTTTCAATTATAG
- a CDS encoding VOC family protein: MSRFTGFRPMLWTENLDETIGFYLHILGFELLARNDDWHWASLRKDEVYIMLALPNKHENTVTIGFTGSFYFNVNKVDELWEHLKTKAKICYEIETFEWGMREFAVYDNNGYILQFGEPMDNIGNTE, encoded by the coding sequence ATGAGCAGATTTACTGGATTTCGACCCATGCTTTGGACGGAAAACCTCGATGAAACTATAGGTTTTTATTTGCATATTCTCGGTTTTGAGCTATTAGCCAGAAATGATGACTGGCATTGGGCATCCCTGAGAAAAGATGAGGTGTATATCATGCTTGCTTTACCCAATAAACATGAGAATACTGTGACCATTGGTTTTACAGGATCATTTTATTTTAATGTAAATAAAGTAGATGAATTATGGGAACATCTTAAAACAAAGGCAAAAATCTGTTATGAAATTGAAACTTTTGAATGGGGAATGAGGGAATTTGCAGTGTACGATAACAACGGATATATCCTACAATTTGGTGAACCTATGGATAATATTGGCAATACGGAATAA